The DNA window gagaagtcttagaaggtctctaagcagttgttcctagagtgatcaagttgtgatcagaagactctagaagacttagaagttgtctaaatggaaaaccattgtaatctcgtgtgattagtggattaaatcctcaggtgaggtaaatcactccgtgggggtggactggagtagtttagttaacaacgaaccaggataaaaataactgtgcaatttgtttttactgttcaagtttttagactacacttattcaacccccccccccctttctaagtgtttttctatccttcaaaaatttctaagagtttttaTTGGAAGAGgtaatttgtgatttgaaattatttgtaTTTATATGTGCATAACAACCTTTTGAAACATGACAAATGAATGAAGAAATACCATGAACAATTGTCAATTTGAAATGAAATGGTTCCATGAAGTGGTGTATGAAAGGGTGTATAAAAAGCTATTGGTTTTTCAATTTCGTAcagggtgcaatcgattgcacaaaaACAACAATTGATTGCACAAGGGCCAACaactatattttttgaaaaagcttcagcaagcaatcgattgcaccaaaacagcaatcgattgcactaatAGGACAAAAATTATGCTAAGTGTTTTTAGGCTATATTTTTGAAAAAGCTTCagggagcaatcgattgcaccaacgcagcaatcgattgcacataGGAAAACTTGATAAATTTGCCTAAGACTTTTGAGTTATGGGCATGGATAATATATGCAATGAGAGTTTGATTACTTGAGCATCTTAGACTTTAGTAAAAGTAAATATTATCGTTATACCTTCTTAAAATGCAATAGCTTGAATCCAAAGCCTTAAATCATGGTGCTTTATCTTTGACATGTAATTGCTTGAATTTGAACATGATGCTTTATCTTTGAACTTCATCTTTGCCTTCTTGACACtaagagatttgtcttcatcaaaacaaagtcCTTCATTGAGAAGCTTGAGTTTACAAGGTATCccactagtatatatatatatatatatatatatatatatatatatatatatatatatatatatatatatatatatatatatatatgacgactcaagtgagaacaattGGTTATCATGAGAAATGAggacaatgaatcacgaccattaaattttgatttgttgattttaatggactggattgatttctctttctatgatccttaatatttattttaaatcaacatagaaagagaaaccaatcaagttcattaaaatcaacaaatcaaaatttaatggtcgtgattcattattctcatttctcataataaccaagtgttctcacttgagtcgtccccatatatatatatatatatatatatatatatatatatatatattgagaagaatcaatgattactcttggagtaagaatatccctcctatatatatatatatatatatatatatatatatataggagagatattcttactccaagagtaatcattgattcttctcaatatatatatatatatatatatatctcgtttggcccaacttttttggaaatcttaaccattgattttcattaatttaacggttttaattgatcatttaatctaattatttttggaaatattttttttatataaaactttaattaaagctgttggattaatgataatcaatggttaagatttagagtaagtgttgaacacttactcttggaataaatataaccatatatatatatatatatatatatatatatatatatatatatatatatatatatatatatatatatatatatatatatatatatatatatttatatatatatatatatatatatatatatatatttatatatatatatatatatataatattttcttttttcacaTAATAAAATCATTCCATATATAGATATTTTATGTAtactataattaataaaatattcatatttatttgtacggtctaattaaaataatatctataacttaataaattatttatttttttcaagtgattaataAGTTTTATATAGTTAAAAAGAAATGCGtagaaatatatttatttttaataaaacgtgattctaattttttttaagataatCATGATtcttcataaaaaataatttcttcttctttttaaatgactttttatatttaaattaaattattttctatgTACTTAAAATAAATGATAGAGTTTAATTACTAGGAACTCATAATTTAATTCAAGTAAAAAGAAATTTTTCATTTAAATGAAAattgaaatttattaaaaataactagaaaatatttatttattaagaatcatgtttttctcaaaaaaaatttagaatctagttttattcaaaactattattttttaaacatttattttaaatatatgaaaTTGATTAGCGACTTGAGAGAaagaaataattattaatatattgatatacgttttaattttttctattcacaattaaattattaatatactaataaattaaaacttaaaataatttaagttttgcatgtataaaaaattaatttatttacaaCTAATTCAAGCTTTGTTATAttcgtaaaaaaaattaaaaaatataagttataGATCTCAACTCAACTTAAATTCATTCAAGATATAAACAATAACTTAGACAATAAAAAATTACACAAACAACTTCTTGAGTTaaaaataattgataaaaaattCCATGATGATATAGTAGGAACATGAAGAAAAATTGGAAGTGTAAGAGGAAGATTGTAGTTTGTTTAGTTTGTGCTAGTTAAAGATTGTGTCTCTCGCCGCTTCATGCTTTTATTCATCTCTAATCTTCAAGCAAATTTTTGTTTATTGGCATAGAAAGAAAGTGAAAGGAAAAATGTATGGTTAGAATCTGTAAAATTGAGGTGTAACACTGCCTCAGATAATTTGTTGGTATTTGAGAGTAGTAGTGATAGTTTAGAATGTAGTTGGATAATGTGAAGAGTTTGAGTTGATAGTTGAAAGATAGTAGCAAGTAGTGTGTGAGTTAGTATTGGAGCATGGTAACACATAAGTAATCAATTTGTTGTAGGAGGAGAGTAATAGTAGAATGAAGCCTCCAATTATATTGATATTGAACCTTAAAGGCCTGAATACAATTACACATATGCTTGCCTATTTATAGGTGTTTGATGATGTTACTAGGATAGAACTATCTAGACTTTTGTTTGTCTTTTCTACATTACATTGACAGAGAACTTTCTGGGCTATTAATCTAAGATTTATTATAACACTCTAGAAACATGTAGCAACTTTAGATTATTCTAGTTTTCTCTAAACATTGTCATATATTTTGCTAGAATATTCTAGAAATGTGCATCAATTTCAACACCCCTCCTTGATGCATATTTCAGTAACTCCAAGTGTACTCCATTCAGTTGTTCAAATGTGAATTTGTGAAGCTATCTTCTCCTTCATTGatacttttatgtaatatattttattttaaaaaacattatcTCCACCATGATTCAATTTTGTCACACTACTTGTCTCAATGAATGTTATTAAACTCTTTCTCAACATTGTTGAAGGTTTTTGACGAGAATCATTTTCACTCCTTAGTTGCGTTTGGGGTCAACCTTATTTGTCTTGTTAAAGACTTCTAAAAGGACCACTTTTGTTATCTAGTTGCATGTTAATCTCCTTATCATCACTCTGGCTTCTTAGTTACTTATGAGTCTCCTTGTCATTCTTGTAGAAGAATTTTGACAGGGACTCTTTCTTGCTCTAGTAGATGTATTTGTCTCCCTAGGCTTGTACTCAAGTTGAGCCTCGGAGGTCAAAggtctcaattttttttatcgCTTAGACTTGTGCTTTATCAGAACTTGAGCCTTATTTGCCATAGGTTTACGACATCAGTTGTGCTTGAAATTAAGTCTCTCTCATTTTTAGTTTTGGGTTTTAACTCAAACAGAGTCGGGCCGTGTAGCTACCTGTACTCCTTTGTGTTTGAGTCAGAGACCTCATTTTCTAGTTTTTATAAAATAGTCGGTGACAAAAAGAAATAGTTCGCTACGCCCTGTGAATGACCGAAcgtagctctgataccactattggtCTTTGAGGGTAGTAGTGATAGTTTAGAATATAGTTGGATAGTGTGAAGAGCTTGGGTTGATAGTTGAAAGATCGTAGCAAGTAGTGTGTGAGTTAGTATTGGAGCATGGTAACACATAAGTAATCAATTTGTTGTAGGAGGAGAGTAATAGTAGAATGAAGTCTCCAATTATATTGATATTGAACCTTAAAGGCTTGAATACAATTACACATATGCTTGCCTATTTATAGGTGTTTGATGATGTTACTAGAATAAAACTATCTAGATTTTTGTTTGTCTTTTCTACATTACATTGACAGAGAACTTTCTAGGCTATTAGTTAATCTAAGATTTATTATAACACTCTAGAAACATTTAGCAACTTTAGATTATTCTAGTTTTCTCTAAACATTGTCATATATTTTGCTAAAATATTATAGAAATGTGCATCAATTTCAACATAATTTAATCTAGTTAAATCCTGGAAACATGGATGAAACCATGAAAACAGGAACATTAATGGTGAAGATAACATTTTGAAAATCACAAACATTGAAAGGAAGTCGACACAAACCTTGAAATGGAAGAAGTTGAACAACCAGTTATGTGAAGAATTAATGAGCATATGAGTTTTATAATAGCCATGGATAGAGATTTACTTAGGAATGATGAGAGAAATTGGGAAGACAAATATGTATCGGAAAAACACATGAGTTGAAACGGTTTGTGTTGGAAAACAGCAACCCCTATGATATATCAAGTTAGTGGATGCGTAAATTGATTCTGATTAGTtattgaaaagatgaaaaaatagaTGTTAATTGGTTTAGGGTACATGCGTCACGTCAAAATTGATGTTGATTGGTTGAAGACAAAAAGAATGTAGGGTTAGAGAAACGGCCACGTGGATTTAAGTACATGATTAATTGATTACGATAATAGCCTTTTGTAGTGGGTTATTTTGAAATTACAAAGGGCACTTATGGGAGTTTATATCTATTCATTTGTAATGGAACAGTATAATTATGGGAGTTTATATCTATTCATTTGTAATGGAACAGTATAAAGGTTTTGAAATATAAGAAGTTGGAGAATCGGTTATTTTGAAATCACAAACACGGAGACTATAATTTAtgtataaataaatagaaaagcaAATAAGAATGAAAGCTATCAATTTGTCATTCCCACGTCTCCAAATACCCTCGTTGTTTTAGGGTTTTCATCATCAATTTCGGCATTCCTACTCCTTTAGGGCAATGGCAGCCCTAGGGCAAATGAACGTCATTGAATTGCCGGCAGCCCCACCAGTGAAACTAAACGTCATTGAATCGCTTTTGCGGGGATCCCGAAGCGTTGATTGCTTTGAAAAATTGGTGCAAATTGGCGAAGGAGCTTATGGGTCAGTTTTTCTTTAACCACTTCAAGATTTATAGGTCCTTATAGGTTACTTGAATTAACGTGGTTTTCTTTGGAATTGAATTACTGTTTGTTGTTTGTGGAATTGTGACGTATGTGGTTTTCTTTGGAATTATGTGTTATGTATGTGGTTTTCTGCTTTTGTATTATACTTCTTTATACTAACATGGTTTGATTCAATGCTTTAAAAATTCACTTTGGATAGGAACTACTTTTCTACTTTATGTTCCATTCACTGATTGTCATTGCTTCTATTTCCTCAAACTCCATGCTTTAATATTTCCTCAAATTCAACTCTTTAACATGTTTATATGCATGCAGTCAAGTTTACATGGCCCGAGAGATCCAAACTCGTGAAATCGTTGCTCTCAAGAAAATAAGAATGGACAATGAGAAAGAAGGGGTATGTATATCTTTCATCACCCTTCCTGCACGTCTTTTTCAATTCGTTTCAAATTCCGCTAGATTACCTCTCAATCGTTTTTAAATTATGTCATTTCAGTTTCCTATAACTGCTATACGAGAAATCAAAATTCTAAAGAAACTAAATCATGAAAATGTAATCAAATTGAAGGAAATCGTCACATCTCCAGGTACTTTATTCTATGTTGatcttaatgttttttttaactgATTTCTATTCAAAACGATGTAGGCTTGAGAAAGATTCCTTTTGTGACTTTACATTTTTGCTCTCTGATACAGGTCTTGAGAAAGATGATCAAGGGAGGCCAGGCAAGCTATTCTTTTTCATGATATTTTACATTAGTATATGATATGCTCTATGCTTTTACTGTTTTCCGCTGTTGTGTTGGGATTGCACagatggcaacaaatacaaaggTGACATATATATGGTCTTCGAATATATGGACCATGATTTAAGGGGTCTTGCAGACCGGCCTGGCGTGAGGTTTACTGTCCCTCAAATTAAGGTATGACAGTTGAAATGTAAATTCACAcactaataattaatattttattgatgATTGAGTTGTTTTTTCTTTCCTCAAAAGTGTTACATGAGGCAGCTCTTGACAGGACTTCATTATTGTCATGTCAATCAAGTGCTTCACCGTGATATCAAAGGTTCTCTTTTtgtgaaaatcttccaaagtgctGCATGTCCAAGGTTTTGATTTTAGTTCTTACCAAATCTATTATTTTCGTGTGATGTATTTTGTTTCTCTGCAGGACCAAATCTTCTCATCGATAATGAAGGTAATCTGAAACTGGCAGATTTTGGATTGGCACGGTCATTTTCAAATGAGCATAATGCAAGCCTTACAAATCGAGTCATCACTTTATGGTACAGGTAATTGATCTTGATTTTATCCCGTCACTAGTGTTTGGTTTTAACTTTGGCTTGCCTAAGTTTATTTCACCATATATTTAGACCCCCCGAGTTACTATTGGGGACTACAAGGTATGGGCCAGCGGTAGACATGTGGTCCGTTGGGTGCATTTTCGCCGAGCTTCTTTATGGGAAGCCCATCTTTCCTGGAAAAGATGAGGTTAGTGATACTTTATATATAAATCTTGAGCAGAGACAGGAGTACTGttgaatgtttttgttttttgagaAACTTTATTGGCCAGGTTTGGTTTAATCCTTTATATTTCCAAAACTCCCTTCAGCTATGCATTATTGCATGAGGAAAAAGATTTTTCATATCACTTGCTCAGCTGTTCTGTCTTTGTCTTAGTAGTGGCTTTTATACTTATGGTGTCATTCCTAATAATGGTTTCTTTATGAAAATGTGTTTCCATTATATACTTAAACCAATGCATTATATGATTAGTACATTGTTCACATGGCTAGATATTTTTTGTTGTATTTGCTTTTACAATGCAAGTTTTCTTTTTTACTATTGTAGCCTGAGCAAGTAACTAGGATTTTTAGGCTTTGTGGAACCCCGGACGAGGTGAACTGGCCAGGAGTCCAGGAGACTCCTTGGTACAATCACTTTAAGCCGAAAAGAACGATGAAAAGGTGTCTGAGGGGTGCTTTCAGACAGTAAGTATCAGATTGCAAACATCATTATTCATATATGCATTTTTATAGACTAAAAAACATACAATGTATTCTCTTGCATTATCTTTTAGCTGTAACTGATTGTATCTGAATGGCTTTTGTATGTGACTTAAATTCAAGTTTTGATCCTCATGCATTGGAGTTGTTGGACAAGATGCTCACACTCGATCCAGCTCAGGTATATCACTTCATCACTTGTGGGTCCATTCTATTAATTGCTAAATAAATGTATAATTGTTATTTTACATGGAGGATTTAGAAGAAGCGATAAGCGTTGCATCAGATCTGAGTCCTTTGTTAAATGCCATCGCTAACGCAAATTCGATTCCGTTGCCTTCTGAATGTGTTTCTCTTCTCAGAACTGAAaacccttttttttcttttcgtttTGTTGCAACCTACttggtttttattttctttcgatAATATAAACAACCATAGTTTCCCCAAGTTTTGAGAAAATGTTTATGAATAAAATAATTGAagtcaataattttttttggttagtagtcaataattttttttttttgagcttATGATCTAGTTTTGGTCGAGTGACCCTTTAATGCAATCCATGTAGCCGACTCCACTTGGTGgaataaggcttggttgttgttgttgacgaCTCTATAATgtgattaaaatttaataaaaagttgATGACATAATGTTGGTGACACAGAATTGGGCTGTGTTGTTTTGAAGTGTGGGCCAATGACATTATTATTCAGCATGCTTTTATGATGAAACAATTAACTTCTTGATCTGCATCatataatttctttttctttttgatttattAATAGAGAATTTCTGCGAAGGACGCACTTGATGCTGAGTACTTCTGGACTGATCCTTTACCATGTGATCCTAAGAGGTATGGACCTTCATGCACTTAAGTTTTTCATTTTCAAGATGAAATTTTACCTCGATCTTCATGAGATAAATGGCCGTTATTTAATTCATCTATAACTTCTTGTTTCCATCAATTAATCATTTTCTACGCATTTTAACTCATCATTACCCTCATTTTTTTCTTAGTTTACCCAAGTATGAGTCCTCACATGAGTTTCAGACCAAGAAAAAGCGTCAGCAACAATGGCAAAATGAAGAATACGCCAAGCGTCTTAAAATGCCTGCAGGACCCCATTGTGGTCCTTGTGGTGGAGGTGGAAGTGGCTATTCAGTTGGAGCTCGAAATTATCCTCAAGGTGGTCTTCATGGGTAGGAATCGCGAACAACAGTATGTTAGGGGCAGCACTGAAACATTTATTGTTCATTTTGTGATGCTCTGTGAGATGGTAGATTGAGAGTATTTGAGAAAAACATATATTTCCTATGGATTTTAGATTGTAAATATACTTTGAATGAAAGCAATTTACTTCAGCACTATGTCTATATGTTACAAGCCTGCTGTTCAAGTTAATTGTTTATTGAATACACCCCTTTTTACTGAATTTTTTCTGCACACTTGAAAACTACAATACATGGTAATTCAGTTGTAATTTTAAGACAATATATCAACTTAGTTGTACTATTGCATGAGGAAATCGACAAGAATTTGGGCCAAGATGCTCTCCATTTCTATAATAAACTAGTAAACGCACGGGTCGCGCAATGTCATTAATttctatatttactccaggagtaaagAAATACATCGTTATTCTATCTTTCTGCCATTGAATTTTGGATAAGTGGTTTTATGATTAGAAAtagtaacttttttttttatgggAAAAGCTATTTCATTAAGAGAAAAGCCAAGAGACATTACAAACACCAATAGACTTATGGTATAGGACAAACCCCATCCATATTTGAGAATTATCTAAGACATTACACATATGTCTTTTTCCAAATCCAATTAAGGATGATTTCTTTGACTTGTGTATGCGCATATCGACTTCCTTTGTTCTCAAAATTGTCCCTTTTCATGGAAAGCTCAAAACTTTGTTGTTGACTAGAGATAGTGTTACTCCAAAACGCAAAAATCCTTTGAGGCTTTTTATCAAACACCATGAGTGCAGTCTTAAAACCCAAATGACCAAAGCATAAAATAGACAACACAAGGACATAAAAAGCTAGATCTAAGAGAGGGACATAATACAACCTGTTGTAAAACCACGACGACTTTGGGGTGCGCGAATCGTAGCCAATAGAGCATAAATCGAGGAAAGGGGCGGCTTTGAGATGCTAAGACCAACCTTGAGGATATTTTCATCTTCTAGTAGTGGTGGTGGCTCAGGAGGCGGTCGGTTCAACAGAGAGGAGGATGGTTGAGTGGTGGTTTGCAGTGGAAGGAGGGAAAATCCGATGAGGGGGGTAGACTTGATGGACGTATGAGAGTGGGGTTGGgtgaaagagggattacccttcATAGAAGGAGGAGAGACCACCATAAAAGTGGTAGATGAGAGCCACCATGAAGGTGGGGGGCAGCCACCAACAAACCCTAAAGGTTTGGGAGGAGGTATTCTAGAGAGAAGAGAGAGCATCTCTCTCTAGAGAAGGGTTTTCTTTTGACGTGACACACTTTTTAGAAATAGTAATTCATATATATATGAGAAGTTGGATAgtaataattcaaattaaattaaaataacaaaatatatcctaaaattaattagaTAAATTATAATGTGGATTTGTTTGAATTAACCACCATTATATTTGGATAATGTGAATAATTAGTAGTCaagtaatattaaaataattaaatcatttcttaaattaaatataattattataattaacctTTATTGTAATTAAACTATTATAGTTAGAGAATTTGAATGAATATTCTATGTTGCATTTAGGCCGTATTGAAATGTTACGGGTATCACAACCCGTTGGTAATGGTAAACATATCAAGTTGGACAGTTTAATCTCAGTAGTGAACTAATATTAAAAGGGTAATGAAgtggattttttttatagaaattgtgcattgttttcattaaaagttgataattaatgtgtttattaagttttccaatacaaattttttctatttaggtttcttaacatgtgccccaaaGACATATTTTAGCTTTAtccatattaaaataattaaattatttcttaaattaaatataattattacgATTAACATTTACTATAATTAATCCATTATAGTTAGAGAAATTGATTAAATGCAGTGTATCACAATCAATTTGTAATTAACATTTATGACGTTTTATTCTATTGTTTTGAAATGTTAGAGTGTTTCACAACCTGTTAATAATTGCGAACATACCAACTTGAACCGTTTAATCTGCTATCAAAGATCTTTTTCCCGAGAAAGTGACACGTTTCGCTAGGCATGTCTTCCATTTATCCTGAGATTACACATGTCTCTTCTTCAAAACTGGATAAGGACGAATTACAATTATCTCTTTATCAAATTCAAACTCCTCATCGAATACAATTTCAGTATTACTTTCATCGAATCCTAACttcaaacttagaaaatatttctaagtcttATCTAACATCTCCCTCTCATGCAAGGGTGACTTCGACTAGGAATTACCAACAAATTCCTGTCGAAAACCAGAAATACCTTAAAAAACATTTCCTTTTTTACTCATCACATTAAGTCAAGCTTGACGTCAAAAActttcagctaacaaattgccccccaaaaaATCATTTTCGACATAGTGAAGAAAAAGgcattttttgaaatttcttttcaaCGCCATTAACTCTTCAACTGCTATGACATCATAATCATTATGACACTTTTCTCAAACATATCCTTAAAACCCATATGAGAATCTATGTACAATCATCATGCCTCTAGTTCCTAGGATATCGTGGGCTAGCTTTAACTGCCATCGTCTTCTCATAGGCTTTTTTCGAGTGACATGTGTCCCACCAACATTTCAACCATCAATTCTCATGTGAAAACCACTTCCACTTCACACTCTATAAGTACCTCTTTTCAACACTTTTCCTTACTCTGCATTTTCTTAGACGGCAAGtctcttctcctcttctcttcatcttcttcacaaaaAATACCCATTTTTCTTCTTAAGCTTGTTGCAGTAATGGCATCATCCACTACAATCAGCGAAGAATCATCAAAGAAGACACATGAATCCAAGAAAATTCCTGGTCTTCCTCCGGTTCACAAAATCTTAGGGCCAAAGGTTATGGGTAACCAACAATATGTGCCCGAGCTTCTCACTAAAGAACAACGAAGGATTTGCCAGTCACAAGTATTAATCCCTATCTCTATTACTGGTAAAACTCATGATATGTTAGGACCCTTATTAGACCCAACTGATGATCCTGAAAAATTTAAGGATTTCTTCCCAACATACTGTAGATACAAACCCATAGCAAATACTAGGAAACCTAAGGCTAGTGATGAGGATCACACTGAGGAAAATCCTCATCCTGATCAACAAGGTAACCCTTTAACTTGACATACATGAATAATGGTTTTAGGGTTTTTCAATCCCTCCCTTTGTTTGAAGACCCCTTTGATTATATAGGTTGGCTAGAGaagatagaaaagaaaaaaatcccAAGTCTGGAAAGCCATAGGTATTTTTGACTTGATCAAGTCGTCGAAAGTAGGACCTGCATATTACCAAACCATGCTAGTTTCATCTTTATATATTTAGGATAACACCCATCATACTTTTCATCTTCCTTGCGAAATGATGACACCCACTCCTTTTAACATAGCCACCATTGTTGGGCTTAAACCCACTGGCGAAACCTATGATCCAAACTTTATGGATGAGGACACGATTGAGTTTGATACCTCCAGAGTTGCGTTCACCACTCATATCAAACACTATCATAATAAGGAATCTGATGAAGTCTCTAATCAAGAGCATATTGCCTTCCTTGTTTTATGGCTATCCTGCTATGTGTTTTTCTCGAGGTCTCTACAAGTGCCAAAGAAGTTTCTCACTATGGTGAACCAAGTTCATGCTAGGCATGACCCTTGCCTTGGAGAAATGATTTTGGGCAACCTCTACGAGTCCTTGGGCGAAGTAGAAACTGATCTCAAGAATCCCAAAAAGAAAGGGAACTTACTACtggctggtcctttctggttgctCCAACTGTGGTTGAATGCCACCTTCGAAGCATCTTTACCGATTCTCAACCCCATGAACACAGATGCTAATTAAATAAGGAACACGAGGGTTGAAGGGACGCACATGGTGA is part of the Vicia villosa cultivar HV-30 ecotype Madison, WI linkage group LG2, Vvil1.0, whole genome shotgun sequence genome and encodes:
- the LOC131647088 gene encoding cyclin-dependent kinase C-2-like, with translation MAALGQMNVIELPAAPPVKLNVIESLLRGSRSVDCFEKLVQIGEGAYGQVYMAREIQTREIVALKKIRMDNEKEGFPITAIREIKILKKLNHENVIKLKEIVTSPGLEKDDQGRPDGNKYKGDIYMVFEYMDHDLRGLADRPGVRFTVPQIKCYMRQLLTGLHYCHVNQVLHRDIKGPNLLIDNEGNLKLADFGLARSFSNEHNASLTNRVITLWYRPPELLLGTTRYGPAVDMWSVGCIFAELLYGKPIFPGKDEPEQVTRIFRLCGTPDEVNWPGVQETPWYNHFKPKRTMKRCLRGAFRHFDPHALELLDKMLTLDPAQRISAKDALDAEYFWTDPLPCDPKSLPKYESSHEFQTKKKRQQQWQNEEYAKRLKMPAGPHCGPCGGGGSGYSVGARNYPQGGLHG